The Oenanthe melanoleuca isolate GR-GAL-2019-014 chromosome 1A, OMel1.0, whole genome shotgun sequence genome contains a region encoding:
- the CPM gene encoding carboxypeptidase M isoform X1 has product MRAARGAVGILILCLVSAAALDFRYHHSEELEQYLKGVHAAYPALTHLHSIGRSVEGRDLWVLVLGRFPAHHKIGIPEFKYVANMHGDETVGRELLLHLIDLLVTSYGRDPVISRLLNHTRIHIMPTMNPDGFEATKVPDCYYTRGRYNKNGEDLNRNFPDAFENNSASIQPETRAVMDWIKNETFVLSANLHGGALVASYTFDNGNPVTGSLKGYSKSPDDDVFIHLAKTYSSNHASMYKGTGCDNRQTFPEGITNGYSWYQLEGGMQDYNYVWGQCFEITLELSCCKYPPAEQLEKFWRDNKVALIEYIKQVHLGVKGQVTDKNGNPIPNAIVEAKGRPHVCPYRTNEQGEYFLLLLPGTYVINATVPGFKSMLKTVEIPDNTGNFSALKQDFSFPEVSDQIRSKAASCPKTPLYQELARASAAVKPTVHILVLMATMLVIFK; this is encoded by the exons ATGCGAGCGGCACGG GGCGCGGTGGGAATCCTCATCCTCTGCCTGGTTTCCGCGGCCGCGCTGGACTTTAGGTACCACCACAGCGAGGAGCTGGAGCAGTACCTGAAGGGGGTTCATGCCGCCTACCCCGCCCTCACCCACCTGCACAGCATCGGGCGCTCGGTGGAAG GTAGAGACCTGTGGGTTCTTGTTCTGGGAAGGTTTCCAGCCCATCATAAGATTGGCATTCCAGAGTTCAAGTATGTTGCTAATATGCATGGGGATGAG ACTGTTGGGAGAGAATTGCTGCTGCATTTGATAGATTTGCTGGTGACCAGCTACGGCCGTGACCCCGTCATTAGCCGGTTACTCAATCACACCCGGATCCACATCATGCCAACCATGAACCCCGATGGCTTTGAAGCTACAAAAGTGCCTGATTGTTACTACACACGGGGAAG GTACAACAAGAATGGAGAAGATCTGAACAGGAATTTTCCTGATGCCTTTGAAAATAACAGTGCCAGCATTCAGCCAGAGACTCGAGCAGTAATGGACTGGATAAAAAATGAAACGTTTGTTCTTTCAGCAAACCTGCATGGGGGTGCCCTGGTTGCCAGTTACACCTTTGATAATGGTAACCCAG TTACTGGCTCTTTGAAAGGCTATAGCAAATCTCCAGATGATGATGTCTTTATTCACCTGGCAAAAACCTATTCTTCCAACCATGCCAGCATGTACAAAGGGACAGGGTGTGACAACAGGCAAACCTTCCCAGAAGGCATCACCAACGGGTACTCCTGGTACCAGCTGGAAG GTGGAATGCAAGATTACAACTATGTCTGGGGACAGTGTTTTGAAATTACACTGGAGCTGTCATGCTGTAAATATCCTCCAgcagaacagctggaaaagtTCTGGAGAGACAACAAAGTTGCTCTGATCGAATATATCAAACAAGTGCACCTAG GTGTCAAAGGCCAAGTTACTGATAAGAATGGGAATCCTATTCCCAATGCCATCGTGGAAGCCAAAGGAAGGCCACATGTCTGCCCCTACAGAACAAATGAACAAGGGGAGtactttcttctccttttgcCTGGGACCTATGTGATCAAT GCTACTGTACCAGGATTTAAATCGATGCTGAAGACAGTGGAAATACCTGACAATACTGGAAACTTCAGTGCTTTGAAACAGGACTTCTCTTTCCCAGAGGTCTCAGATCAGATCAGATCAAAAGCTGCTTCATGTCCCAAAACTCCCCTCTACCAAGAGCTCGCACGGGCTTCAGCTGCAGTAAAACCAACCGTGCACATCTTGGTTCTAATGGCCACTATGCTtgtaattttcaaataa
- the CPM gene encoding carboxypeptidase M isoform X2: MPPTPPSPTCTASGARWKTVGRELLLHLIDLLVTSYGRDPVISRLLNHTRIHIMPTMNPDGFEATKVPDCYYTRGRYNKNGEDLNRNFPDAFENNSASIQPETRAVMDWIKNETFVLSANLHGGALVASYTFDNGNPVTGSLKGYSKSPDDDVFIHLAKTYSSNHASMYKGTGCDNRQTFPEGITNGYSWYQLEGGMQDYNYVWGQCFEITLELSCCKYPPAEQLEKFWRDNKVALIEYIKQVHLGVKGQVTDKNGNPIPNAIVEAKGRPHVCPYRTNEQGEYFLLLLPGTYVINATVPGFKSMLKTVEIPDNTGNFSALKQDFSFPEVSDQIRSKAASCPKTPLYQELARASAAVKPTVHILVLMATMLVIFK; this comes from the exons ATGCCGCCTACCCCGCCCTCACCCACCTGCACAGCATCGGGCGCTCGGTGGAAG ACTGTTGGGAGAGAATTGCTGCTGCATTTGATAGATTTGCTGGTGACCAGCTACGGCCGTGACCCCGTCATTAGCCGGTTACTCAATCACACCCGGATCCACATCATGCCAACCATGAACCCCGATGGCTTTGAAGCTACAAAAGTGCCTGATTGTTACTACACACGGGGAAG GTACAACAAGAATGGAGAAGATCTGAACAGGAATTTTCCTGATGCCTTTGAAAATAACAGTGCCAGCATTCAGCCAGAGACTCGAGCAGTAATGGACTGGATAAAAAATGAAACGTTTGTTCTTTCAGCAAACCTGCATGGGGGTGCCCTGGTTGCCAGTTACACCTTTGATAATGGTAACCCAG TTACTGGCTCTTTGAAAGGCTATAGCAAATCTCCAGATGATGATGTCTTTATTCACCTGGCAAAAACCTATTCTTCCAACCATGCCAGCATGTACAAAGGGACAGGGTGTGACAACAGGCAAACCTTCCCAGAAGGCATCACCAACGGGTACTCCTGGTACCAGCTGGAAG GTGGAATGCAAGATTACAACTATGTCTGGGGACAGTGTTTTGAAATTACACTGGAGCTGTCATGCTGTAAATATCCTCCAgcagaacagctggaaaagtTCTGGAGAGACAACAAAGTTGCTCTGATCGAATATATCAAACAAGTGCACCTAG GTGTCAAAGGCCAAGTTACTGATAAGAATGGGAATCCTATTCCCAATGCCATCGTGGAAGCCAAAGGAAGGCCACATGTCTGCCCCTACAGAACAAATGAACAAGGGGAGtactttcttctccttttgcCTGGGACCTATGTGATCAAT GCTACTGTACCAGGATTTAAATCGATGCTGAAGACAGTGGAAATACCTGACAATACTGGAAACTTCAGTGCTTTGAAACAGGACTTCTCTTTCCCAGAGGTCTCAGATCAGATCAGATCAAAAGCTGCTTCATGTCCCAAAACTCCCCTCTACCAAGAGCTCGCACGGGCTTCAGCTGCAGTAAAACCAACCGTGCACATCTTGGTTCTAATGGCCACTATGCTtgtaattttcaaataa
- the MDM2 gene encoding E3 ubiquitin-protein ligase Mdm2 isoform X3 encodes MCNTKMSSLTDASSVPASEQEALVKPKPLLLKLLKLAGAEKDTFTMKEVIFYIGQYIMSKQLYDEKQQHIVHCANDLLGDLFGVASFSVKEHRRLYSMISRNLIAINQQDSTPVDMPEDDATSQLEDENVIKESVEELDEKQTSSNMTSRPTTSSRRRTHSESEENSSDDLHSDRRKRHKSDSISLTFDESLSWCVVSGLCRERSNSSDSTDSLSIPDLDASSLSENSDWFDHSSVSDQFSVEFEVESIYSEDYSHNEEGQELTDEDDEVYQLTIYQDEDSDADSFDEDPEISLADYWKCPECNEMNPPLPRHCHRCWALREDWLPDEKSEKLEKSKLEASFLAESGEGFDVPDCKKTKITEDKEPAVDQNEDKALQLSESQESEGYSQPSTSSSMFCSSQEDFKEPEKREMQDKEESMESSLPVTSIEPCVICQSRPKNGCIVHGKTGHLMSCFTCAKKLKKRNKPCPVCRQPIQMIVLTYFS; translated from the exons GTTAAACCAAAGCCACTGTTGTTGAAACTGTTAAAGTTAGCTGGTGCTGAAAAGGATACTTTTACTATGAAGGAG gtaataTTCTATATTGGACAATATATTATGTCTAAGCAATTATATGATGAAAAACAGCAGCATATTGTACACTGTGCAAATGATCTCCTGGGGGATTTATTTGGAGTAGCAAGCTTTTCAGTAAAAGAACACAG GAGACTATATTCAATGATTTCCAGAAATCTGATAGCAATCAATCAACAAG ACTCTACCCCTGTTGACATGCCCGAGGATGATGCCACATCTCAGCTTGAAGACGAAAATGTTATTAAg GAGTCAGTGGAAGAGTTGGACGAGAAGCAGACTTCATCAAACATGACTTCCCGACCAACTACATCTTCTAGGAGGAGGACACACAGTGAATCTG AAGAAAATTCTTCAGATGATCTGCACAGTGACAGAAGAAAGCGACACAAGTCAGACAGCATTTCGTTGACATTTGATGAAAGTCTCTCGTGGTGTGTAGTCAGTGGTCTGTGCCGTGAAAGAAGCAATAGCAGTGATTCAACAGACTCTCTTTCCATTCCT gatctTGATGCTAGTTCATTAAGTGAAAACTCTGATTGGTTTGACCACAGTTCTGTATCAGACCAGTTCAGTGTCGAGTTTGAAGTTGAGTCTATTTATTCAGAAGATTATAGCCATAATGAAGAAGGGCAGGAGCTCACAGATGAAGATGATGAG GTTTATCAGCTGACTATTTACCAGGATGAAGATAGTGATGCTGATTCATTTGATGAAGATCCAGAGATTTCTCTAGCT GATTATTGGAAGTGTCCTGAATGTAATGAAATGAATCCTCCGCTTCCACGACATTGCCATAGATGCTGGGCTCTTCGTGAGGATTGGCTTCCAGATGAAAAGAGTGAGAAATTGGAAAAGAGCAAATTAGAAGCCTCCTTTCTTGCAGAGTCTGGAGAAGGTTTTGATGTTCCTgactgcaagaaaacaaaaattactgaAGATAAAGAACCAGCTGTTGATCAGAATGAGGATAAAGCATTACAGCTTTCTGAGTCTCAGGAAAGTGAAGGTTATTCCCAGCCATCAACATCAAGCAGCATGTTCTGTAGCAGTCAGGAGGACTTTAAGGAACCTGAGAAGAGAGAAATGCAAGACAAAGAAGAAAGTATGGAATCTAGTCTGCCTGTTACCAGCATAGAGCCGTGTGTCATATGTCAGAGCAGACCTAAAAATGGCTGCATAGTACATGGCAAAACAGGACATCTCATGTCATGTTTTACCTGTGCAAAAAAGCTCAAGAAGAGGAACAAACCCTGCCCAGTGTGCAGGCAGCCCATACAAATGATTGTACTAACTTATTTTAGTTAG
- the MDM2 gene encoding E3 ubiquitin-protein ligase Mdm2 isoform X4, with protein MCNTKMSSLTDASSVPASEQEALVKPKPLLLKLLKLAGAEKDTFTMKEVIFYIGQYIMSKQLYDEKQQHIVHCANDLLGDLFGVASFSVKEHRRLYSMISRNLIAINQQDSTPVDMPEDDATSQLEDENVIKESVEELDEKQTSSNMTSRPTTSSRRRTHSESENSSDDLHSDRRKRHKSDSISLTFDESLSWCVVSGLCRERSNSSDSTDSLSIPDLDASSLSENSDWFDHSSVSDQFSVEFEVESIYSEDYSHNEEGQELTDEDDEVYQLTIYQDEDSDADSFDEDPEISLADYWKCPECNEMNPPLPRHCHRCWALREDWLPDEKSEKLEKSKLEASFLAESGEGFDVPDCKKTKITEDKEPAVDQNEDKALQLSESQESEGYSQPSTSSSMFCSSQEDFKEPEKREMQDKEESMESSLPVTSIEPCVICQSRPKNGCIVHGKTGHLMSCFTCAKKLKKRNKPCPVCRQPIQMIVLTYFS; from the exons GTTAAACCAAAGCCACTGTTGTTGAAACTGTTAAAGTTAGCTGGTGCTGAAAAGGATACTTTTACTATGAAGGAG gtaataTTCTATATTGGACAATATATTATGTCTAAGCAATTATATGATGAAAAACAGCAGCATATTGTACACTGTGCAAATGATCTCCTGGGGGATTTATTTGGAGTAGCAAGCTTTTCAGTAAAAGAACACAG GAGACTATATTCAATGATTTCCAGAAATCTGATAGCAATCAATCAACAAG ACTCTACCCCTGTTGACATGCCCGAGGATGATGCCACATCTCAGCTTGAAGACGAAAATGTTATTAAg GAGTCAGTGGAAGAGTTGGACGAGAAGCAGACTTCATCAAACATGACTTCCCGACCAACTACATCTTCTAGGAGGAGGACACACAGTGAATCTG AAAATTCTTCAGATGATCTGCACAGTGACAGAAGAAAGCGACACAAGTCAGACAGCATTTCGTTGACATTTGATGAAAGTCTCTCGTGGTGTGTAGTCAGTGGTCTGTGCCGTGAAAGAAGCAATAGCAGTGATTCAACAGACTCTCTTTCCATTCCT gatctTGATGCTAGTTCATTAAGTGAAAACTCTGATTGGTTTGACCACAGTTCTGTATCAGACCAGTTCAGTGTCGAGTTTGAAGTTGAGTCTATTTATTCAGAAGATTATAGCCATAATGAAGAAGGGCAGGAGCTCACAGATGAAGATGATGAG GTTTATCAGCTGACTATTTACCAGGATGAAGATAGTGATGCTGATTCATTTGATGAAGATCCAGAGATTTCTCTAGCT GATTATTGGAAGTGTCCTGAATGTAATGAAATGAATCCTCCGCTTCCACGACATTGCCATAGATGCTGGGCTCTTCGTGAGGATTGGCTTCCAGATGAAAAGAGTGAGAAATTGGAAAAGAGCAAATTAGAAGCCTCCTTTCTTGCAGAGTCTGGAGAAGGTTTTGATGTTCCTgactgcaagaaaacaaaaattactgaAGATAAAGAACCAGCTGTTGATCAGAATGAGGATAAAGCATTACAGCTTTCTGAGTCTCAGGAAAGTGAAGGTTATTCCCAGCCATCAACATCAAGCAGCATGTTCTGTAGCAGTCAGGAGGACTTTAAGGAACCTGAGAAGAGAGAAATGCAAGACAAAGAAGAAAGTATGGAATCTAGTCTGCCTGTTACCAGCATAGAGCCGTGTGTCATATGTCAGAGCAGACCTAAAAATGGCTGCATAGTACATGGCAAAACAGGACATCTCATGTCATGTTTTACCTGTGCAAAAAAGCTCAAGAAGAGGAACAAACCCTGCCCAGTGTGCAGGCAGCCCATACAAATGATTGTACTAACTTATTTTAGTTAG